Genomic window (Desulforhopalus sp.):
AGTATGCTATATGACAAGATGCTGACGACGCAGAGTGTTTTCTTTCAGGTGACCGGCGCCGGGCGTCTTGATGCAAGCGAAAAAAAGATGACCATCGTCGTTGAACGGGTCAGTGGAGGAAGATTGAAGCTGTTATCGAAGAATGTTGATTAGGCTGTATGGGAGAAGCATTGCTTTGTCTTGATATCCATGAGGAGATGGTTGTCGCCGTCGCCATAGAACACAGGGCTGGAATTGCTCGGATCCTTGGCTGTGTCGAGGCCGATACCGTCCGGCAATCCTTCACCGCGGCCATGGACCAGGTGAAACTGCAACTGGGCAATATACCGGGGAAATGCTCCATAACCCTTGGCGCCGAGCTGTTTTCTTTTCGCAACCTCTCCCTACCCTTTACCGATAAAAAGAAGATCGACCAGATCCTCCCCATGGAACTGGCCGAGCAGACCCTGGCAGAAATCGACGATCTGGTTTTCGACTATATGGTGGCGAAAACCGGGGCGCAGGGGGCGGAAATTGTCGCGGCGATGCTTGACCGGGCTGGTCTCGCCGAGCGCCTGGCCGTTTTGCGGGCGGCCGGGCTTGAGCCTGACAGCATCGGGGTCAGCGGCCTGGGGCTTGTTGCCAATCTACTTGGTTCAGGCGAGGAGAGTTTTGTGTTTCTCGATATAGACCGCTCCTGGGCAACACTTTTTCTGGTGCGGCAAGGCCGGTTGGCGGCCATCAGATCCCATAGCAGAGAAAGGAGAGAAGGCGGGCAAGATGCTACCGATGCGGAACTTAACCTTTTCATCAAGCAGACCCTGCTAGGTTGCCGCATGCCCGAATTGCGCCGGCCCGGATGTGTGGTGTATCACAATGGTATTCTTCCGTATTTGCCGGTTCTTGGCGATTTTGTGGTGAAAAATTATCCGGCGGACCGCCATGCCCTGTCGCAGAGAAATTACCCGACCCCCGGGACCTGCCGCCCGGAACGTCAGGCGCGAGCAGCTGCCGCTGGTCTTTTTCCGGATACTAAAAACGGTTTTAACTTCTGTAAGGGAGAGTTTCGCAGGGGAAAAACCTTTGGCGATTACCGGCGCCGACTTCTGGTGTTCGGGGTTCCTGTTCTCCTTGTCCTTATTGCTATCGGCATTTACTACCGTCAGGATTACCGGGCCCTTGCTCGTCAACAGGAGGTCTTGAAACAGCAGATAGCCGAGGTGTTCACCAGGACAGTACCGGCGGCGACGCGGATAGTGCATCCCGTTCAGCAGCTGCAGGTGGCCATCAACGAGATCAAAGCAACATTTCGACCGGGGGGAATTTCCACGGAGAGATTATCAGTGGTCGACTTGCTGGCTGAGATTTCCGCCCGTATCCCCATTGCCAGCAAGGTAAAGGTGGTTCGGCTGGTGGCCGATGCCGAGACCCTGCAGGTGAAAGCGGTTACCGGCGATTTCAATACGGTTGATGTTGTTCAGAAGGAGCTGAAGAAATCACCGATTTTTAAAGAGGCGATCATCAGTTCGGCAAGTCAGAACCCGCAGGGCGATGCGGTGAGTTTTGAATTGAAACTGGTACTGGCCGGGAAATAGCCCATGTTTGATTCGTTTAATAAAATTGATCTGATGAAGATCAGGAAGATCTCCGGTATCGATAGTCTCTCGGTCCGGGAAAGGTGGGTGCTTTTTGCCGGACTGGGTTTTATCCTCTGTTTTCTTGCCTTTCAGCTGGTTGTGGCGCCTTTTTTTGAGGCCAGGGCTAATCTCCAGCAGGCTGTTGAACGCAAAAAACAGGAGCTGGTAAAAATTACCGAACTGCAGCAGGAATACCGAACTCTCAGAAAGGCAGAGGGCGATGTGAAGGCCAGGATTGCTGCACGTGAACCGGGCTTTGCTCTCTTTACCTTTATTGACAGGCAGGCGGAAAAGGCCAGGGTCAAAAAGCAGATCAGCTATATTAAGCCGTCAACTTCATCGGGAGAAGCCGGCCAGGCACTTCCGGAAACCGGCGCCGAACTGAAATTGCAGCAAATCACCTTGGAGGCCCTGGTCAATTTCCTTCTCCTTGTTGAATCGGAAAAGGATGTGGTCTTTATCAGGCGGATTTCCATCCAGGAAAACGGCAACGGCCAGGGCTATCTGGATGCGGTTCTGCAAATCGTCACCTTTCTGAAAGCGTCATGAACAAGGTGTCCACCCATTCTGTATGGCGTATTGCCGGATACCTGGCTTATGGCCTGGTGCTGTTCGTTCTGTTGCTGTTTGCGCGGTTTCCGGCCGACAAATTTAAACAGTACTGTGAAAATCGCCTTGGCGGCTTGGTGTCCGACACTGCCTGTACCATTGATCGAATTGAGTACCGCATGCCCTTCACCATGATTTTCACGGGGATACATGTACGGAGTGTCACCGAATCCCGAGCCTCGGGCCTGACTGTTGACCGCCTGGCGATTTCTCTGGATTCGTTAAGGTCCCCTGAGGCAATAACCCTTGCTGGAGACTTGTATGGCGGGCAGATGTCCGCCCGTCTGGCCGCGGGTGATTTGTTTTCGGGGAAAATCGTCATGAACGATATCCGCCTTAGAGATCTCAATGCGGCGGCCCTGCAAAAGGATCTCGGTCCTGTTGATCGGAAAATCAACGGGACACTCAGTGTTAGCGGCAGATATCAGGCCGCTGTTGCCGATTTCACCGGGGGCATCGGTGAGGGGCGGGTGGAGATGGCGGCGGGGACCGTGGCACTACTGCAACCGGTGCTGTCGCTGAGTCAGATCGATTTTTCCCATCTGAGCGGAAATATCAGCTATGAAAAAAACAGGCTGACAGTCAAGGATGGTGTACTAAAAGGTTCCGATCTGGCAGGAGATTTTTTCGGAGAGATAATTTTGGCAAAAAGGTCTTCCCAGAGCGAATTGCAGATGGGCGGCCGGCTTGTTGCGCAAGCGGCATTTTTGCAGGCCCATCCCCAGGAAGAGAAGATGCTGCAGGCAGTCATGAAACGTTATAACATGACGGCTCTGCCTTTCAGGGTTGGCGGTACCCTGGATACCCCCATATTCAGGCTCGGTAACTGACTTGGCCATGGCGACTCGAATGCACGCGATAGTTACACTCCTTGTCATAACCCTGTGCTGCATCGGCATTGTCGAAGGCGGCTATAGGGGGCTCGAATATCTCATGGCAAGGGCGACAGCGCAGCCGGCAAATGTCCCGGCCAGAGCCGGTGCGGCAAACATGGCGGGCCAGGCAGGGACTGGCAAAAAACACGATCACCGGATTATCCTTGCCCGCAACCTCTTTGGGGCCATACCCGGAAATGGCGCTGGCGGGCTTGCTACTGAGGCCCCTGATACCCTTGCGGCAAGCGGTCTTGGAATTGTTCTCATGGGCACAATAGGTGACCACGAGGGTGGCGACCGGGCGATCATCCTCGACCAAAAGACCGGCAAGCAGCAGATCTACCGGCAGGGTGATACGCTCCAGGGAAAGTCCGTTAGAGAGATCCGGCGCGGTAAGGTCATTTTGACCGCCAATGGCCGCGACGAGGTACTTGATATTAGCGAGGCGGCAAAACTGCGATCGATAGCAAATGCGGCCAAGGCTGCCGTGCTGCCTTCCAAGTCGCAAGGTCTCAATGAGGGTGAGGTGGCGGTAGAAAATCCTGCCGGGGATGAGGGGCAAGTCGTCGATTTACAAAAACAACCCCACTCCGAGGGGACTGTGGTGACCGGTCAATCCGGCAAAAGAATCATTCGTCCGGTAATTATCAGGCCGCAACGGCCTTCGGAAAAAGATTGATAACACATTTTCAGATATTTCTGACGTTTAATAGAGCGGAAGGGCAGTGAAGATATGAGCAGGTTGCAAGGAATTTTCATCGGCATGATCACCATTGGCCTTGGCCTTGGGGGAACCAACACTCCCTTTGCCGAGGATCTTCCCCGGCCGCTTTCGGCAAGTGTCCTGGAAAAGGACAGAAACCAGGACACAGCCAAGGGCAGGTCGATAGTTATTGACTTCGATAACGTCGATATCCACATCTTTATTAAATATATAAGTGAGATAAGCGGCAAAAACTTCGTTGTCGACAAGGCTGTGCAGGGCAACGTGACGATCATTTCGCCCACCAGGATCTCGGTCCAGGAGGCCTATAAGGTATTCGAATCGGTTCTTGAGGTGCACGGTTTTACCGCGGTGGAGACCGGGTCAATTACCAA
Coding sequences:
- the gspM gene encoding type II secretion system protein GspM — encoded protein: MFDSFNKIDLMKIRKISGIDSLSVRERWVLFAGLGFILCFLAFQLVVAPFFEARANLQQAVERKKQELVKITELQQEYRTLRKAEGDVKARIAAREPGFALFTFIDRQAEKARVKKQISYIKPSTSSGEAGQALPETGAELKLQQITLEALVNFLLLVESEKDVVFIRRISIQENGNGQGYLDAVLQIVTFLKAS
- the gspL gene encoding type II secretion system protein GspL, encoding MGEALLCLDIHEEMVVAVAIEHRAGIARILGCVEADTVRQSFTAAMDQVKLQLGNIPGKCSITLGAELFSFRNLSLPFTDKKKIDQILPMELAEQTLAEIDDLVFDYMVAKTGAQGAEIVAAMLDRAGLAERLAVLRAAGLEPDSIGVSGLGLVANLLGSGEESFVFLDIDRSWATLFLVRQGRLAAIRSHSRERREGGQDATDAELNLFIKQTLLGCRMPELRRPGCVVYHNGILPYLPVLGDFVVKNYPADRHALSQRNYPTPGTCRPERQARAAAAGLFPDTKNGFNFCKGEFRRGKTFGDYRRRLLVFGVPVLLVLIAIGIYYRQDYRALARQQEVLKQQIAEVFTRTVPAATRIVHPVQQLQVAINEIKATFRPGGISTERLSVVDLLAEISARIPIASKVKVVRLVADAETLQVKAVTGDFNTVDVVQKELKKSPIFKEAIISSASQNPQGDAVSFELKLVLAGK
- the gspN gene encoding type II secretion system protein GspN, with the translated sequence MNKVSTHSVWRIAGYLAYGLVLFVLLLFARFPADKFKQYCENRLGGLVSDTACTIDRIEYRMPFTMIFTGIHVRSVTESRASGLTVDRLAISLDSLRSPEAITLAGDLYGGQMSARLAAGDLFSGKIVMNDIRLRDLNAAALQKDLGPVDRKINGTLSVSGRYQAAVADFTGGIGEGRVEMAAGTVALLQPVLSLSQIDFSHLSGNISYEKNRLTVKDGVLKGSDLAGDFFGEIILAKRSSQSELQMGGRLVAQAAFLQAHPQEEKMLQAVMKRYNMTALPFRVGGTLDTPIFRLGN